GCGCGCTGCAGCTGGGTGCTGGCGGCAGCTACGTGGCCCAGGCTTTGGCGCACGTTAGCCGGCAGCTGCTTGTCGCTCAGGAGCTGCCAGATGGCGCTGGTGTCGAGCTTGGTAGCCATCTGGCGCAGGCGCTGCGTGATGACGACCAGGTTCTTGTTGGAGATGTCGAGGGTGCCCAGCATCGCATCGAGGCCTAGCGGGGCTTTGGTGCGCAGCACATCGCCCGGCTCCACGGGCGGGGCCGGGGCGGCCTGCGCCGTGAGGTTGATAATGGTGTTGCCCACCAGCCCATCGGTGCCCACCGAGGCCACCGCGTTTTGGCGCACAAACGCCTGGGCGTCTTTGTTGAGGCTCATGGCTACGCGCACCGTGCTGTCGTTCAGCAGCTTAATTTCCTTGACGTTGCCCACCGCAATACCCCCTAGCCGCACGCTGTTGCCAGTGAGCAGGCCCGCCACGTTGCGGAAATCGGCCTGCACCACCAGGCTGCGCCCGAACAGGCTTTGCTGCCGGCCCATGAGGTAGAGCATCGCCAGCAGAAAGCCCACGCCCAGCACCATAAACAGGCCGAGACGCACGGTATTACCAGGGGAGTTTTGGGGCATGACGGGGGTAGGGAAGGCAGTTTTTATTTAAAAAGGCAGTCCGTTTTAAGCGGATACCAGATGAGCATGACCGTTCTTTTTTAGCAATAAGCAGTTCATAATCAAACAAAAAAGTCGTGCACCTTCGGGTCCGCATTCGCGCTCACTTCGGCAAACGTGCCTTCGGCGTAGCAGCGGCCCTCGGCGAGCAGGGCCACGCGGTCGGCGGTGAGGCGCACGCAGGCCAGGTCGTGCGAAATAATGAGGGCCGAGGTATTGTACTTGGCTTGCACGGCCCGGATGAGGTGGTCGATTTCGCGGCCCGTAATGGGGTCGAGGCCGGTGGTGGGCTCATCGTAGAGAATGATGTCGGGCCGCAGAATGAGCGTGCGGGCCAGTGCGATGCGCTTGCGCATGCCGCCCGAGAGGGCGGCCGGCAGCAGCCCGGCGGTGTCGGCCAGGCCCACGTCGGCTAGGGCTTGCTGCACCAGCTCCGTTTCCTGGGCCGGGGTGTGGGTGAGCCACTGCCGCCGCAGCGGGAAAAGCAGGTTTTCGCGCACCGTCATCGAGTCGTAGAGCGCGTTGCTTTGAAAAAGGAAGCCTAGCCGGGTGCGCAGCCGGTCGAGGCCGGCGTGGTCGAGGGTGCCCACGTCCTGGCCCAGCACCGTGATGGTGCCCGCATCGGGCCGCAGCAAGCCAATAACGCACTTGATAAGCACCGACTTGCCCGCGCCCGACTTACCCAGCACCACGATGTTCTCGCCCCGATTCAGCGTGAGCGAAAAGTCGTGCAGCACGTGGTTGCTGCCAAACGCCAGGCTCACGCCGGCCACCGCTAGCACAGGCTCGGCCCCGGCGGGTGGGGTAGGCGCGGGGGCTAGAGCAGGGGTAGGGAGCATGGGTTGAGAGGCTGTTTAAATA
The genomic region above belongs to Hymenobacter sp. BRD128 and contains:
- a CDS encoding MlaD family protein, with amino-acid sequence MPQNSPGNTVRLGLFMVLGVGFLLAMLYLMGRQQSLFGRSLVVQADFRNVAGLLTGNSVRLGGIAVGNVKEIKLLNDSTVRVAMSLNKDAQAFVRQNAVASVGTDGLVGNTIINLTAQAAPAPPVEPGDVLRTKAPLGLDAMLGTLDISNKNLVVITQRLRQMATKLDTSAIWQLLSDKQLPANVRQSLGHVAAASTQLQRAAADAALLTQGVRQGRGPLGYLFTNKQLPAQLGHAGRQLARTTDTLAATVAGLRQQVLAGQGPAHTLLADTAAARQVRQSLHNVEQSTASFSQSMTALQHNFLLRGYFKKQARKKMQATTDSVARLGRL
- a CDS encoding ABC transporter ATP-binding protein → MLPTPALAPAPTPPAGAEPVLAVAGVSLAFGSNHVLHDFSLTLNRGENIVVLGKSGAGKSVLIKCVIGLLRPDAGTITVLGQDVGTLDHAGLDRLRTRLGFLFQSNALYDSMTVRENLLFPLRRQWLTHTPAQETELVQQALADVGLADTAGLLPAALSGGMRKRIALARTLILRPDIILYDEPTTGLDPITGREIDHLIRAVQAKYNTSALIISHDLACVRLTADRVALLAEGRCYAEGTFAEVSANADPKVHDFFV